Proteins encoded within one genomic window of Nilaparvata lugens isolate BPH chromosome 11, ASM1435652v1, whole genome shotgun sequence:
- the LOC111054574 gene encoding putative phospholipase B-like 2 has translation MLLKFISLTFCMVQASAHRPNTFYFTQKSAQKTVSVIEGVAKSTDSWTARGYFDNKVNRTGFGYLEIETNIKFDSVSQAYHAGYLEGFLTADLIYSRWYNMVRDWCKDDRQNCDKINKFIEKNSIWITEKFEKNGNETYWYQLKLFYVQLYGMVEGYNSNTKHDKLGLADIMWLNLLTEVGDIQIINNLNSTIPDSDHCSALIKIMPDWSDIYFGHVTWGEYAEMLRILKKYVFRYRTSPQDSTLMPGYEMSMSSYPGAIISIDDFYLISSGLAVMETTNHVYNHSIYAGIKPENIVWEEFRGMIANRLAKDGKTWHGIFARYNSGTYNNQWMVFDYNKFKKGKPLESGALWVSEQMPLFFKNQDVTNVLVEKGYWGSFNIPYFPEVYEMSGYKTMYETQGTWYSHSDAPRAKIFARDQGNVHDMDTFMELMRSNDFTKDPFAVCNCTPPYSAAGAISSRKDLNPATGSGVQERKSSGATDAKLTNSQLFKDLKFVAVSGPSTGTDAMLPVFKWSESPFLNRTHMSLPDEFNFHPVTYKWLYEQGNAIA, from the exons ATGCTTCTTAAATTTATTTCGTTGACTTTTTGCATGGTGCAAGCCAGCGCTCACCGTCCCAACACATTTTATTTCACCCAAAAATCTGCCCAGAAAACTGTGAGCGTTATAGAGGGTGTCGCGAAAAGCACGGACTCTTGGACAGCCAGAGGTTACTTCGATAACAAAGTGAACCGAACCGGCTTCGGGTATTTGGAAATTGAGACTAATATAAAATTCGACAGCGTGTCTCAGGCCTACCATGCGGGGTATTTAGAAGGTTTTCTAACAGCTGATTTGATCTACAGTCGGTGGTATAATATGGTGAGGGATTGGTGCAAGGATGACAGGCAAAATTGTGATAAAATCAACAAGTTTATCGAGAAAAACTCGATTTGGATAACtgagaaatttgagaaaaatggtaACGAGACGTACTGGTATCAGCTTAAGCTGTTTTATGTTCAGCTGTATGGGATGGTG GAAGGCTACAACTCAAATACTAAACATGACAAATTGGGTTTAGCTGATATCATGTGGTTGAATCTTTTGACTGAAGTTGGAGATATTCAGATTATCAACAATCTCAACTCTACTATTCCAG ACTCAGACCACTGTTCAGCACTGATCAAGATCATGCCAGATTGGAGCGATATCTACTTTGGTCACGTGACGTGGGGCGAGTACGCAGAAATGCTGCGCATCCTGAAGAAGTACGTGTTTCGCTACCGTACATCACCACAGGACTCAACTTTAATGCCTGGCTATGAGATGTCCATGTCATCCTATCCGGGTGCTATTATTTCCATAGACGATTTCTATCTCATCTCCTCAG GTTTGGCCGTCATGGAAACCACTAACCATGTATACAACCATTCAATCTATGCAGGCATCAAACCGGAAAATATAGTCTGGGAGGAATTCCGCGGTATGATTGCCAACCGGTTGGCAAAAGACGGCAAAACCTGGCACGGAATTTTCGCCAGATACAACAGTGGGACCTACAACAACCAGTGGATGGTTTTCGActacaacaaattcaaaaaaggaAAACCGTTAGAAAGTGGCGCGCTCTGGGTAAGCGAGCAAATGCCTCTCTTCTTCAAAAACCAAGATGTTACAAACGTGTTGGTCGAAAAAGGGTATTGGGGTAGTTTCAATATCCCCTATTTCCCCGAGGTTTACGAGATGAGTGGGTATAAAACCATGTATGAGACCCAGGGTACTTGGTATTCCCACTCTGACGCACCCCGTGCTAAAATATTCGCTAGAGACCAGGGAAACGTTCACGATATGGACACTTTCATGGAACTGATGAGATCCAACGATTTCACCAAGGATCCTTTTGCAGTTTGCAACTGTACACCTCCCTACAGTGCGGCAGGAGCTATATCTTCCCGAAAGGACCTGAATCCTGCCACAGGATCAGGTGTCCAGGAGCGCAAAAGTTCAGGAGCGACAGATGCAAAGTTGACTAACAGTCAGCTGTTCAAGGATTTGAAGTTTGTTGCGGTCTCGGGACCAAGCACGGGCACCGATGCGATGTTGCCAGTTTTCAAGTGGAGCGAAAGTCCGTTTCTGAATCGGACGCATATGTCGTTGCCTGATGAGTTCAACTTCCATCCTGTCACTTATAAGTGGCTGTATGAACAGGGTAATGCTATTGCATAG